The following DNA comes from Acidobacteriota bacterium.
AGCGAAACGTGGGCCCGGGACGAAGCCGATCGGCTGACATCGAAGCGCCGCCGGATCGGCGCCGAGAGCCCGGGCGGCGGCCGCGCCTGGAGCGACGACGCCCTCGCGCGCCGGCGCGCCGGCGCCGCGTCGTCTCTCGACGAGCTGTCGCGGGCCGGCCTCCCCTCGGGCGAGGTGGAAGCGCTCCGGTCCGGCCTCGGCGCCTCGCCGGCGCCGGGTGGCGGCGCCCCGGGGGCCGCATCCCTGAGGAGCGAGCGGACGCCGAAGGCCCGCGCGCTTGCGGACGCGAACCTCGAGGTCAGCCGGCTCCAGGCCCTCGCGGAGCATCCGGCCGCGGGGGGCGACGGCGGCGATCTCGACGCGCGGCGCGCGCAGATCGAGAACGAGATCCGCGCCCTCGAGGCGCTCTCGAGCCATCCCGCCCCGGCCCCGGCCGGCGCGATCGATCCGGAGGAGGCCGGGAAGGCGATCGACAAGCTGCTCAAGCCATGCACGAAGTGTCACGTCGAGGCGGCCCATGCCATCTCGCGGACGGCGGTGGCGCGGAGCGTCCTCCCCGCGGCGGCCTTCACGCACAAGCCGCACCTTCAGACGGTGGCCTGCCTCGAGTGCCACGCGAAGGTGGCCACGAGCGAGGTGGCGGCGGACCTCGCCCTGGACGGCGTCGCGAAGTGCGCGAGCTGTCACAACTGGCGCGGCGCGCCGGACGGGTGCCAGACCTGCCACCGTTATCATCCGGCGCCCCAGGAGGCGTCGGCCGAGCGCGCGCCCGCCGGGACGGGGCCGTCATGACCGCGCAGCTCATCAGCAAGACCGGCCCGTGCCGCGGCATGACCTTCACGCTCCGGGCGGGAACGATGCGCATCGGGCGCGGCGCGGGGGCCGACATCGCCATCCCGACGGAGGAGCTCTCGCGCGAGCACGCGCGGCTCGTCTACGAGGACGGGCGCTACTTCATCGAGGACCTCAAGTCGACGAACGGCACCTTCGTGAACTCGATGGAGATCCGGCGCGAGCCGCTCGCCCACCTCGACGTCATCACCTTCGGCAAGCTGACCGATTTCATCTTCGTGATCCGTGAGACTCATGCGGCCGCCGCCGCGGCCGGCCGGGCCATCATCTCCGTCACCCTCGTCCCCGAGAAAGGGGGAGAGCCGGTGCCCCTCGCCGGGCCCGTCACGATCGTCGGCCGCGTCGCGCCCGCGGAGATCGTCATCGATCAGTCCGCCGTCTCGAAGAAGCACGCTCAGATCGAGGTCGGGGCCGACGCGGCGAGGGTGACCGACCTCGGCAGCGCCAACGGCACCTTCGTCAACGGACGCAAGGTGTCGAGCTCCCCCCTCGCGGACGGTGACGTCCTCGCCTTCGCCGGCGTGCACCGCTTCACCGTCCGGATCGAGAGAGTGGGCGGAGCGAGCCTCCCCGCGCCGCCGCCGGCGACCGCTCGGGCCGTGGCCGCGCCCGCGGCGCCGGAGCGTCCCGCGGCGCCGGAATTGCCCGCGGAGCCGCAGCTGCCCGCGGAGCCGGAGCTGCCAAAGACGCGCCTCGGCCCCCTGCCGAAGGGAGCGCTCGACGCGATCCAGGGGAAGCCGCCGGCCCCGGAGCTACCAAAGACGCGCCTCGGCCCCCTGCCGAAGGGAGCGCTCGACGCGATCCGGGGGAAGCCGCCGGCCCCGGAGCTACCAAAGACGCGCCTCGGCCCCCTGCCGAAGGGAGCGCTCGACGCGATCCGGGGGAAGCCGCCGGCCGACGCGCCCGATCTCCCGATGACGATCATCGGAAAGAAGCCCCCGGGAATCGACGAGCCCGATCTCCCCATGACCATGATCGGGCCCAAGCCCGTGGTGCCGCCTCCTCCACCCGCGACACCTCCGGCTCCGCCCGCGGCGAAGCCGGCGCCTCCACCGCCTCCCGCGCCGGGCGCCGAGCCGATCGCGCCGACGGTCGCCATCGAGGCGCTGCGCGACTCCGGGGTCCACGCGCCGCCCGCCCCCAGGCCCGCCCCGGCGGCGCCGAGACGGGCCCTCCTGGATCCGCTCCTGGGGGGGCGCCCTGCGATCGAGCTCAAGCACGGCGAGAGCACGGTGGGACGCACCCCGGATCGCGACATCGTCATCGACGACCACAGGATCTCGCGCCTCCACGCGACGTTCCGTGTCGACGAGTACGTCGTCCTCCTCACCGACGAGGGAAGCGCCAACGGGACGTTCGTCAACGACGAGAAGATCAAGTGGCGCGAGCTGAAGGAAGGGGACATCGTCCGCTTCGGCGCCGTCATCTACAAACTCACTTTTTCGCACACGTAAGCCGAGGGCACGTCATGGCGACGATGACCGTCCTGAAGGACGACAAGGTGGTGATGGAGGTGACCCTCGAGCCTCACGTGGGGATCGGACGCCACCCCAGGATGAAGGTCCAGCTCGAGGACCCCCTCCTCTCGCGCACGCACGCCGAGGTCACCGGGGAAGGGAAGGAGTTCTTCCTCCGCGACACCGGAAGCTCCAACGGCACCTTCCTCAACGGCCGCAAGCTCGAGCCCGGGGTCCCCGCGAAGATCGCCGAGGGGGACGTGGGGCAGGTGGGGCCCTTCGAGCTGAAATTCCGCCTCGATGCCGGCCGCCTCGAGTCCACCATGGCCCTCCCCTCCCCGGAGGCGGAGGCCGCCGCCGACGCCCCCCCGCCGCCGTCCATCCTCCTCGAGCACCTCATCGAGGGGATGGCGAAGAAGTCGATCCCCGTCTGGTCGACGGGCGAGACGATGCTCAGGGTGGCCGACATCGTCGACGAGACGGACGACGTCAAGACCTTCCGCCTCGTGGGTCGGGAGCCGATCCTCTTCTCCTACAAGCCCGGACAGTTCGTCACGCTCCACCTCGAGATCGACGGGAAGAAGGTGCTCCGCTCGTACAGCCTGTCGTCGGCCCCCTCGCGCCCGCACACCCTCGAGATCACCGTCAAGCGCGTCCCCGGCGGGCTCGTCTCCAACTGGCTCGCCGACAACGTGAAGCTCGGCGATCTCATCAAGGTCCGAGGCCCTTCCGGAAAGTTCACCTGCTTCGAGTACCCGGCCCGCAAGATCCTCCTCATCGGCGGCGGGAGCGGCATCACCCCGGTGATGTCGATGTGCCGGTGGATCGTGGACACCACGGCCGACGTGGACGTGCGCTTCTTCGTCTCGGCGAAGAGCCCCCGCGACATCATCTTCCGCAAGGAGCTGGAGCTGATGTCGGCCCGCCACAGCGGGCTGCAGGTCATGGTCACGAGCACCGCGATGGGCTCCGGGACCGAGGCGTGGGTCGGGATCACGGGGCGCTGCTCGGAGAAGATGTTCGAGATGGTGTGCCCGGATCTCCACGAGCGCCACATCTTCATGTGCGGCCCCGAGCCGTTCATGGTGGCGGTGAAGGAGATCCTGAGGGCGTTGAACTTCCCCCTCGCGAACCTCCACACCGAGAGCTTCGGCGGGGCGCGTGGCGGCCGGAAGCGAGGTCAAGCCGCGCGACGTTCCGGCGAAGCTCCCGTCGGGAAAGATCTCACCGGCGGTGGTTCGCGCCGCCCTCGCGCAGGCGGCCCCCGCCGCCGCGGCCGCCCCCGGCGCGCCCGCCGTCCCCGCCGCCAGGCCGGCCGCCCCCGCGGCCGCGGCCGGCTTCGAAGTCTCCTTCTCGACCTCGAAAAAGAGCGTCACCACCGACGGCCAGTCGCCGATCCTCGATCTGGCGGAGGCGAACGGGATCGAGATCGACTACGCCTGCCGCGCCGGATCGTGCGGGACGTGCAAGGTGCAGTGCAGGTCGGGGAAGGTCGAGATGGAGGACGACAGCGGCCTGTCCCCCGACGAGAAGAAGGGGGGCTGGATTCTCACGTGCGTGGGGGTGCCGCGCTCGAACGTGGTGCTGGATATCTAGAGGCCCGCGGGCGATTCAGAACCTCGGGGAGGCGCTCTTCCGCATCAGCTCGTCGTAGCGGGCCTTCCGCTCCTCGGCGAGATCCTTCCGCCCCGACTTGAGGTACAGCCCGATGAGCTGGTAGTTCGCCGTGAGGTTCGACGGCTGGAGCTTCAGCACCTTCTCGTACGTCGCGATGGCTCCGGCGGACTCCCCGGCCTTCTCCTGCAGCCATCCGAGGCTGGCGAGCCCGCGCGGCTCGTCCGGGAACTCCTCGAGGAGGCGCGAGACGGCCCCCCGCGCCTCGTCGAGGCTCCCCGCGGCGTACGCCTTGCGCGTCTGGAGGAGCCAGAGCTGAATCCGCGTCTCCTTCATCTCGGCCCTCTCGTTCGCCGACTGCACCGCGCGGAAGCGGAGGAGCGTCTCCCTCGCCTCGTCGATCCTCCCGAGCCGTGTGAGGGAGTTGCCGGCGCCGAAGAGGGCGCGCTCGTTCGCAGGCTCCGCCTTGAGAGCCTCCTGGAACGCGGCGAGCGCCTCGTCGTCGCGTGAGATGTGGCTCAGCGCGAGCCCCAGCTCGATCCGCGATGGGACGTGGGAGGGGTCGGTCTTGAGGGCCGCGCGGAGGAAGGAGATCGCCTTCTCGTCCTCCCCCCGGCGGGCGGCGATGACGCCGGAGTAGTAGAGGGCGCCGCGGTGGTCGGGGCTCAGGGCCAGGACGCGCGAGAGGGTCTCCCCCGCCTTCTCGTACCTCCCCCACTCGAAGTAGGTCTGCGCGAGAGAGAGCATCCCGTCGAGGTCCCCGGGCTTGAGGCGAATCGTCTCGAGAAACTGCGCCTCCGCCCCGGGGAGGTCGGTGGGGAACCCCTTCAGCAGGCTCTCGCCCGCGTAGTAGCGCGCCTCGACGAAATCGCTCCGCAGGCTCGCCGCCTCCACGAAGAGGGCGGCCGCCCCGTTGAAATCGCCGCCGCGGTACAGCTCCATCCCCCGGGCGAAGAGGGCTTCGGGATCCTTCGCCGTCCCTGCGGGCGCCCCCGTCGCGAGAGCGAGCGCGGCGCCCACCAGGAGCGCGCGGACGCCGCGGCGGAGAGGGGCGCTCACGGCGGGACGATCCCCGACGCTTCGTCGACGAGGATCTCCCGGTCAGCCGCCACAGCGCTGAAGGACTGCCGGCCCCCCGAGGGCCAGCGGATGCTCAGCGTGTCCACGCGCGCCCCCTCCCCCAGGCCGAAGTGCGCCGTCAGACTCGACTGCGAAAGATACGACGATCCGGCGCGGATCTCACGGAATTGCTTCCGTCCCCCCGAGATCACCTCGACCCGCGCGCCGATCCCGTCGCGGTTCGAGGCGCGGCCGGCGAGCTTCACCTCGAGCCAGTGCCCCCCGCCCGCCCCTTCGTTCCGGAGGAGCTTCGCCGCCTCGTTGTTGTAGGTCACGAGGAGATCGAGATCGCCGTCGCCGTCCGCGTCGAAGGTCGCCGCCCCACGCGCCACCCCCTCATGGGAGAAGAAGGGGCCGTGGCGCGGACCCTCCTCGGTGAAAGTCCCCCTCCCTTCGTTGACGTAGAGGTGGCTGCGCTCGCGGTACGTGACCGACTCGTTGTAGGTCTGCGCGTCGTCGAGGATGTGCCCGTTCGCGACGAAGAGATCGAGGTCGCCGTCGTTGTCGAAGTCGAAGAACGTCGTCCCGAACCCGACGAACAGGAGGCTCGGCTGGCCGAGCCCCGCCCGGAAGGTCTCGTCGATGAAGGTCCCGTCGCCGCGGTTGTGGAAGAGGGTGTTCGTCTCCATGTCGAGGTTCGTCACGAAGAGGTCGGTCAGCCCGTCGCCGTCCACGTCCCCGGTGTCGACCCCCATCCCCGCCTGGGTCCTGCCGCTCTCGTTGTACGCCGTGCCGGAGAAGAGCCCGTTCTCGGTGAAGCGCCCCTTGCCGTCGTTCACGAAGAGGAAGTTCGCGACGGAGTCGTTCGCGACGTAGAGATCCTGGTCGCCGTCGCCGTCGAAGTCCGTGAAGACGACACCGAGGTTCTTCCCCTCGGGGTGCTCGAGGCCGGCCGCGCGGGTCGCGTCGGTGAAGGTCCCGTCCATGTTGTTGTGGTAGAAGACGCCGCTCGCGCCGTCGTACACGTCGGGGTGGCAGTACGAGAGCCCGCCGGTTGCGGCATTGCCGCACGGCTTGTCCTTCGCGATCGTGTAGTCGAGGTAGTTGCCGGCGTACAGGTCGAGCGCGCCGTCGCCGTCCACGTCGGCGAAGGCGCAACTGCTCCCCCACCGCGAGTCCCCCACCCCCGCGGCGTCGGTCGCGTCGGTGAAGGTCCCGTCGCCGTTGTTCCGGAGGAAGAGGTTTCTCCCGAACTCCGTCACGTAGACGTCCGGGTCCCCGTCGTTGTCGACGTCGCCGGCGCAGAAGCCCATTCCGTAGCTCCGCCCCGCGATCCCCGCCTCGCGCGTCACGTCGCGGAAGCGCCCCGATCCCTCGTTGTGGAAGAGGGCGTTGCCCCGGCCGGCCGCGAAGGGCGCGCCCGCGGGCGCTCCCCCCTGAATCAGGAAGACGTCGTCGCGCCCGTCGCCGTCGTAGTCGAGGACGCCCCCCCCGGAGCCCATCGTCTCGACCATGTACTTCTTCCAGGCGGCGCCGTTGCGGTGGGTGAAGGCGAGCCCTGCCGTCGCCTGGATCTCGGTGAAGCGGACGGGTTCCGGCCGGACGGGGGGCTGGGAGGACACGGCGAGCGGCGCCAGGGTGAGAAGGGACACCATCGACACGGCGGCGAGCGCCGCGCGGAACACTGCGCGCCGAATGATTCGTACCCCCCGTCGAGGATGATACGGGCGCCGGTAAATCCGTGTCAATTCGTCCGCGCGGTTGCCGCCCGGAACCCCCTCCCATATACTTCGCCCGTTGGCGGCTCGGTCGAGC
Coding sequences within:
- a CDS encoding tetratricopeptide repeat protein, which encodes MSAPLRRGVRALLVGAALALATGAPAGTAKDPEALFARGMELYRGGDFNGAAALFVEAASLRSDFVEARYYAGESLLKGFPTDLPGAEAQFLETIRLKPGDLDGMLSLAQTYFEWGRYEKAGETLSRVLALSPDHRGALYYSGVIAARRGEDEKAISFLRAALKTDPSHVPSRIELGLALSHISRDDEALAAFQEALKAEPANERALFGAGNSLTRLGRIDEARETLLRFRAVQSANERAEMKETRIQLWLLQTRKAYAAGSLDEARGAVSRLLEEFPDEPRGLASLGWLQEKAGESAGAIATYEKVLKLQPSNLTANYQLIGLYLKSGRKDLAEERKARYDELMRKSASPRF
- a CDS encoding FHA domain-containing protein, with the protein product MTAQLISKTGPCRGMTFTLRAGTMRIGRGAGADIAIPTEELSREHARLVYEDGRYFIEDLKSTNGTFVNSMEIRREPLAHLDVITFGKLTDFIFVIRETHAAAAAAGRAIISVTLVPEKGGEPVPLAGPVTIVGRVAPAEIVIDQSAVSKKHAQIEVGADAARVTDLGSANGTFVNGRKVSSSPLADGDVLAFAGVHRFTVRIERVGGASLPAPPPATARAVAAPAAPERPAAPELPAEPQLPAEPELPKTRLGPLPKGALDAIQGKPPAPELPKTRLGPLPKGALDAIRGKPPAPELPKTRLGPLPKGALDAIRGKPPADAPDLPMTIIGKKPPGIDEPDLPMTMIGPKPVVPPPPPATPPAPPAAKPAPPPPPAPGAEPIAPTVAIEALRDSGVHAPPAPRPAPAAPRRALLDPLLGGRPAIELKHGESTVGRTPDRDIVIDDHRISRLHATFRVDEYVVLLTDEGSANGTFVNDEKIKWRELKEGDIVRFGAVIYKLTFSHT
- a CDS encoding CRTAC1 family protein yields the protein MFRAALAAVSMVSLLTLAPLAVSSQPPVRPEPVRFTEIQATAGLAFTHRNGAAWKKYMVETMGSGGGVLDYDGDGRDDVFLIQGGAPAGAPFAAGRGNALFHNEGSGRFRDVTREAGIAGRSYGMGFCAGDVDNDGDPDVYVTEFGRNLFLRNNGDGTFTDATDAAGVGDSRWGSSCAFADVDGDGALDLYAGNYLDYTIAKDKPCGNAATGGLSYCHPDVYDGASGVFYHNNMDGTFTDATRAAGLEHPEGKNLGVVFTDFDGDGDQDLYVANDSVANFLFVNDGKGRFTENGLFSGTAYNESGRTQAGMGVDTGDVDGDGLTDLFVTNLDMETNTLFHNRGDGTFIDETFRAGLGQPSLLFVGFGTTFFDFDNDGDLDLFVANGHILDDAQTYNESVTYRERSHLYVNEGRGTFTEEGPRHGPFFSHEGVARGAATFDADGDGDLDLLVTYNNEAAKLLRNEGAGGGHWLEVKLAGRASNRDGIGARVEVISGGRKQFREIRAGSSYLSQSSLTAHFGLGEGARVDTLSIRWPSGGRQSFSAVAADREILVDEASGIVPP
- a CDS encoding FHA domain-containing protein, whose product is MATMTVLKDDKVVMEVTLEPHVGIGRHPRMKVQLEDPLLSRTHAEVTGEGKEFFLRDTGSSNGTFLNGRKLEPGVPAKIAEGDVGQVGPFELKFRLDAGRLESTMALPSPEAEAAADAPPPPSILLEHLIEGMAKKSIPVWSTGETMLRVADIVDETDDVKTFRLVGREPILFSYKPGQFVTLHLEIDGKKVLRSYSLSSAPSRPHTLEITVKRVPGGLVSNWLADNVKLGDLIKVRGPSGKFTCFEYPARKILLIGGGSGITPVMSMCRWIVDTTADVDVRFFVSAKSPRDIIFRKELELMSARHSGLQVMVTSTAMGSGTEAWVGITGRCSEKMFEMVCPDLHERHIFMCGPEPFMVAVKEILRALNFPLANLHTESFGGARGGRKRGQAARRSGEAPVGKDLTGGGSRRPRAGGPRRRGRPRRARRPRRQAGRPRGRGRLRSLLLDLEKERHHRRPVADPRSGGGERDRDRLRLPRRIVRDVQGAVQVGEGRDGGRQRPVPRREEGGLDSHVRGGAALERGAGYLEARGRFRTSGRRSSASARRSGPSAPRRDPSAPT